A genomic stretch from Scomber scombrus chromosome 8, fScoSco1.1, whole genome shotgun sequence includes:
- the pgm1 gene encoding phosphoglucomutase-1, with translation MVNATTVKTKPYTDQKPGTSGLRKRVTVFQQNQHYAENFIQSIIAVIEPDKRAAATVVVGGDGRFFMKDAIQLIVQIAAGNGIGHLVIGQNGIMSTPAVSCVIRKIKAVGGIILTASHNPGGPNGDFGIKYNIASGGPAPEGITNKIYDVSKSLQEYHICPDLKVDLSKIGKQSFEVNSKPFTVEIVDSVEAYAEMLREIFDFAALKELLSGAHHINVRLDAMHGVVGPYVKKIVCEELGSPADSAVNCVPKEDFGGHHPDPNLTYAADLVKAMKGGEYDFGAAFDGDGDRNMVLGKHGFFVNPSDSVAVIAANIKSIPYFQKTGVKGLARSMPTSGALDNVAKALNMQLYETPTGWKFFGNLMDAGKLSLCGEESFGTGSDHIREKDGLWAVLAWLSILAHRKQSVEDIMKDHWQKFGRNFFTRYDYEEVESDAANKMIKHLETIMFDPAFKGKKLSSGEKTYEVAISDNFAYTDPVDASVSKNQGLRIIFTDGSRIIFRLSGTGSAGATIRLYIDSYEKDPKKIYQDPQVMLAPLVDIALKVSQLKENTGRTAPTVIT, from the exons ATGGTGAACGCAACTACCGTGAAGACCAAGCCGTACACGGACCAGAAACCCGGCACCAGCGGCCTGAGGAAGAGAGTCACCGTGTTTCAGCAGAACCAGCACTATGCGGAAAACTTCATCCAGAGCATAATCGCTGTCATCGAGCCTGACAAGCGGGCTGCTGCCACCGTGGTGGTGGGAGGAGATGGGAGGTTTTTCATGAAAGATGCCATTCAGTTGATCGTCCAGATTGCTGCAGGCAACGGG ATTGGACATCTGGTGATTGGTCAGAATGGCATCATGTCCACCCCAGCAGTCTCCTGTGTGATCCGCAAGATTAAGGCCGTGGGGGGGATCATCCTCACAGCCAGCCACAACCCTGGTGGCCCCAATGGAGATTTTGGTATCAAGTACAACATCGCCAGTGGAG GCCCTGCTCCAGAGGGCAtcacaaacaaaatatatgatGTCAGCAAAAGCCTGCAGGAGTACCACATCTGCCCCGATCTGAAAGTGGATCTGTCCAAGATCGGCAAGCAGTCCTTTGAAGTGAACTCTAAGCCCTTCACAG TGGAGATTGTGGACTCTGTTGAGGCCTACGCTGAGATGCTGAGGGAAATCTTCGACTTTGCTGCACTGAAGGAGCTTCTCTCAGGAGCCCATCACATTAATGTCCGCTTGGATGCTATGCACGGAG TTGTTGGTCCTTATGTTAAGAAGATCGTCTGTGAAGAGCTGGGTTCTCCTGCCGACTCAGCCGTCAACTGTGTCCCCAAAGAAGACTTTGGAGGCCACCATCCTGACCCCAACCTGACCTACGCTGCAGACCTGGTCAAAGCCATGAAAGGAGGAGAATATGACTTTGGAGCTGCCTTTGATGGTGATGGT GACCGTAACATGGTGCTGGGTAAACACGGATTTTTCGTGAACCCCTCCGACTCAGTGGCTGTCATCGCTGCCAACATTAAGAGCATCCCATACTTCCAGAAGACTGGTGTGAAGGGATTGGCTCGCAGTATGCCCACAAGTGGAGCCTTGGACAA TGTGGCTAAAGCTCTGAATATGCAGCTGTATGAGACTCCAACTGGCTGGAAGTTCTTTGGGAATCTGATGGATGCTGGCAAACTCTCACTGTGTGGAGAGGAGAGTTTCGGCACTG GCTCAGACCACATCCGTGAGAAGGACGGTTTGTGGGCAGTGCTTGCATGGCTGTCAATCTTAGCCCACAGGAAACAGAGCGTGGAAGATATCATGAAGGATCACTGGCAGAAGTTTGGCAGAAACTTCTTCACCAG GTATGACTATGAGGAGGTTGAATCAGATGCGGCCAACAAGATGATCAAGCATCTGGAGACAATAATGTTCGACCCAGCCTTCAAAGGAAAGAAGTTGTCTTCAGGTGAAAAGACCTATGAGGTGGCTATCTCTGACAATTTTGCCTACACAGACCCTGTGGACGCAAGTGTGTCCAAAAACCAG GGCCTGAGGATCATCTTCACTGATGGTTCTAGGATTATTTTCCGTCTCAGCGGTACTGGCAGTGCAGGAGCAACCATCAGGCTCTACATTGACAGCTACGAGAAGGACCCCAAAAAGATTTACCAGGACCCACAG GTTATGCTGGCTCCCTTGGTAGACATCGCTCTTAAGGTCTCTCAGCTCAAAGAGAACACTGGACGCACTGCACCCACTGTGATCACATGA